GTCGACATCCACCCCGCCTGCTCAGGCACCGATGAACATTGAATCGCAGTTTGCGAGCAGCATTTCTTCTATCCACAACTTCAACGAGCGCCATGCCGACTCCATCGAATCGGGAAAACAGAAATATGGTGACATTCGCGAGCGCCATGCATCTACCATCGACTCAGGGAAACAGAAGTTTGGCGATTTCCGTGAGCGCCACGCGGACTCGATCGATTCAGGCAAACAGAAGTTGAGTGACTATGCATTGCAGCTCACTAGTTCCTCTCCAGCAGCGCCTAGCCCACCGGCCCGGCCCGCGTCGAACACTACTTCCAGTGTGAACTCAGAACCGGCGGAGCCCGCGCGGGGCACATCCTCTGTGCAAGGTTTCCGCGAGCGCCATGCGGACAAGATCGACATGGGTAAAGAGAAATGGAGTGGAGTCACATCGCGCTTCAACACATTTGTGGAGGACCGCAAATTCTCCGCCGAAGCCAACAAACGGATTCCACGCCCACTCCCACCTTCTCGTCCCTTCTCCGTGGCCCAGTCGAACTCTGCAGCGGTTTCACCCGTGGAGTCCGATCTCCAGACTCAAGCCCAGCACAAGAAGGCCTCTCCGGCACCTCCGCCCAAGCGGGCCGAATTTCGTGCCTCCCCTGTTGACGCTTTATCACCATCAGCTCCGGGGCCTCCTCCCATTCCCCATAGCACCAAGCCCCGCTAAGGACTGTACTCAAGACCTGTACTTTAAACTGTGTATATTTGTACTTTGTGTATTCCCGGTGTTTCCTGGCCTCGATGAGTGTTTCTCTTTTCAATCTTAAACTAGGAGGGCTTTACGTTGTACATCAGACAAAGTCAATTCAATACGGGTGAGTCTCATGGTTACGTATTTCAACATAGAGAAAGACCGAGACTGCATGTGATCCAGTTTACTATGTGATTGAAAATCCCCGTTGGGACGGGTGGTACAAATGCCCCAACAAGCAGCTGATCCCGAATGATAGTCTGAGGTCACCACATTTGAAGGTTCCGAGCTTCCAAGCTTTCAGTTTGCAGGGAACCGAGGTCGGATCTATGTGATGACTCAGCAATATTTTCGAGCGGGGCATAGCACAAGTCCAGAGATTTTATACAtcagagtactccgtacttgtaCGGACTTTctggttttggtttttttttttaaaaaaaaaaatggagaCCCTAATTATTAGCAGTGCAATTCCCCCATCACCAATGCCGCAGTGGAAGATCAATACTATAATATGAAACTGAGAAACGGAGTCCAATACATCCTGTACATCGAACTGTACACAGCGTCAACAGTTTACCTTTTAAGGGAAGTGGCGATACCAACCTCGGCACGTTTGATGGCCAAGTCTTGAAATTCCCAACAAACTAAACGCGGGATCGAGATCGTCGGCCATTACCCTTGTTGAGAAATTTAAACCGCAGTTCATCGGGGACCCACTGGGCTTCAACACTTCAAcgatttcctttttttttttttcgctctTTTTCATATCACACAATCTTTTCTCGTATATTTTATTCTATCACTCTTGAGTTGACGCGTTGGATTGAACGCTTCTGCGTGGCGATCACCATGCACGATTTCAACGTGCCCACCAAATTTGGCCAGGCGATTGTTCGCATTGCCTTACCTCCTGCATCGCTTCTTGCCTTCCCTTCTAACGAGCTTCCGGTGACAATTCCCGCGCCTCATGTCGATTCCCCAACATGGAAGCAGCCCTTCAACATCCCGAATGATCTTTACAACCAGGTGCTCGACGTCCGGCTACCAATCACAATCGCCAGTGTCTATGCGTTCACTGTGGTCCTGATCAATCGCATCAACAAGAGTCGTGGGTATAAGCCATATGCCTTGAGCAACACCCGCTTGTTCAAGCTTTTTGTCGTTCTCCACAATGTCTTCCTAGCTGTGTACTCCGCATGGACCTTCGTGGGCATGTTCCAGGCATTCAGAAGCTCTTTCCCGGATAGCGACGGCCCTCACGGACTGGTTGAATTTGTGGACTCGCTGTGCAAGATCAATGGACCCCGCGGTTACGGTAATGCCGCCATCTATAGCCCTGTCACTGACAAGTGGTCGATTCCCAACCCCACTTTCCACCTCACCAACGGCATGCCAGATCCCACGGATGCCGGCCGTCTGTGGAACCAGGGCTTGGCTTACTTCGGCTGGTTCTTCTACCTGTCCAAGTTCTACGAAGTTGTCGATACCGCGATCATTCTagccaagggcaagaagagcTCTACCCTACAGACCTACCACCATGCAGGAGCCATGATGTGTATGTGGGCTGGTATCCGCTACATGGCAGCTCCGATTTGGATCTTTTGCCTGGTTAACTCAGCCATTCACGCGATGATGGTAAGCCGAACAATTGCATTGCTTTTGATATGTTAAACAAAGCTTCTTAACTTTTCTCTTCGCTTTAGTACACCTACTACACCATCACGGCTCTCCGCATTCGCGTCCCTAATGCCATCAAGCGCAGCTTGACCACCATGCAAATCACCCAGTTCGTCTTTGGAACCAATCTGGCCGCCGCCCACCTATTCGTCCACTACACTATCCCCTACCCATCCGGTAGCGCTGCCCTGCAGCAGCTGACGAACGCCGCTTCCGCTGCCGCCTCTGCTACCGCCGAGGTTGGTTCGATCTCCTGGTTGAAGAAGTTGGCATTCCGGGCTGCGGGCGCAGAAGGACTTGCCGAGAATGTGGGCACTTCTTTCCACGCTGCCCCTGTCCAGCAATCCGGCTACTCCCAGCAGATGGTGACCTGTGCAGACACCGCCGGACAGGCTTTTGCTATCTGGTTGAACGTCTGCTACCTTCTTCCCCTCACCTACCTCTTTGCGCGCTTCTTCGTCCGTTCCTACCTGAACCGCAAGGACCCCGGTGTGAAGCAGCTTAAGCACATGGAGGCCGCCGAGAAGGCCAGTATGGATGCTCTGAAGAGTCTGAGCCGCGAGATTCATAAGGCTGCCATTGAAGGCGAGAACAGCGACGTTACCACCGATGATGAGGTTCTCAAGGCTCAGGTCCTGAAGGTCGTCGAGAAGGTCATCCCTGACTCGCCGGTCCGTACCCGCTCGGCTGCTGCTTCCCAGACAAAGACTGCCTCGGCATCAGTCAGTCGGTCGGAGTCCGAAGAAGGCTTTGCAAAAGTTCCCGCCAAGAGGGGCGCTAAGAAGCAAAAGGTCGAAAAGCAATCTTCCTCCAGCCCGAGCACAAAGGGTGAGAACCCATTCGGGGTATTGGATAACAATGCTTGAATGGCACCTTTAAATTTTAGCATATTCCTATACCGCATAAAAATTGTAgttgggggaaaaaaaaaattttatTTTGTCGGCTGTGGTCTACGAAGCTTTGCTTTGTATTCACGTGCAGCTATCTTCCCCGCAAGCCTAGGGCCGGGGTATGCTCGGGGAAACGCCATCTCCCCGGATTATTTTTCCCCGGGGACTCGACAATTCGAGTTTCGTAGAGGGGACTGGAGAAATAACGGTGGTTTTGATTTTACAGCGTCTTTGTCTTTTGTGTGATATGAGCATATGAAATTTTTTTGGTACATTTTTAATCACTGCTGTTTTATTGTTTGATCAAACGACGGCATTTTTAAAAGTGCAGATGTGATTACGCCAGTGTATGCATGATTTTCCGGAGCAATCCCGTTGGAGGAAAAACCACCGGCCAAGCACCGAAGATTCCACAATTCTAGCGCGAAAGGGAAAATAAACATCCGCCTTGCTTGGATCTTGACAAACGCCCCATTTACTCGAAATCCCAGCGGCTGGTTGAGACTATAAATTCATCATGGCCACCCCGGTAATGCCCTAATGCCAGTCGTCAAACAGCGGTCCACGACCCGATATGACGCgcatcttcaatttcctgCTAGTTCTCCTAGCTTGTCTAGGAGCCTCAACCATAGCAGATGACCAGGCCGTCACGCAATGGCCACTGCATGATAACGGCCTAAACAACGTCGTGCAATGGGAC
The nucleotide sequence above comes from Penicillium digitatum chromosome 1, complete sequence. Encoded proteins:
- a CDS encoding Fatty acid elongase (Gig30), putative, producing the protein MHDFNVPTKFGQAIVRIALPPASLLAFPSNELPVTIPAPHVDSPTWKQPFNIPNDLYNQVLDVRLPITIASVYAFTVVLINRINKSRGYKPYALSNTRLFKLFVVLHNVFLAVYSAWTFVGMFQAFRSSFPDSDGPHGLVEFVDSLCKINGPRGYGNAAIYSPVTDKWSIPNPTFHLTNGMPDPTDAGRLWNQGLAYFGWFFYLSKFYEVVDTAIILAKGKKSSTLQTYHHAGAMMCMWAGIRYMAAPIWIFCLVNSAIHAMMYTYYTITALRIRVPNAIKRSLTTMQITQFVFGTNLAAAHLFVHYTIPYPSGSAALQQLTNAASAAASATAEVGSISWLKKLAFRAAGAEGLAENVGTSFHAAPVQQSGYSQQMVTCADTAGQAFAIWLNVCYLLPLTYLFARFFVRSYLNRKDPGVKQLKHMEAAEKASMDALKSLSREIHKAAIEGENSDVTTDDEVLKAQVLKVVEKVIPDSPVRTRSAAASQTKTASASVSRSESEEGFAKVPAKRGAKKQKVEKQSSSSPSTKGENPFGVLDNNA